From a region of the Aeoliella mucimassa genome:
- a CDS encoding FG-GAP-like repeat-containing protein, with protein MDWRSNWQRERRTAKRASRQRKSLTALRRQLGFEQLESRQLLAADFGDAPAPYPTLLADDGARHITDNSSTTLYLGAGVDSEVDGSPSITANGDDLFSTPGVDDENGVFDPDRDLVFTVGTTPTVHVYATNKTGQDAMLYGWIDINQDGGFDNATERASLIVPSSDSASLLALQFPPLSATAPFGESYVRLRISTDFTASNPHGEASDGEVEDYRVSVLRISELETGFAGYEKLVFGQSGVPLPENAQYFGASIAALGDVDGDAVPDMAVGHTNYVNGGTAYGAVQVLLLNPSGTVRESTTVTIGTPNGPTLSASDNFGSAIVSLGDLDGDGISELAVGASGDDVGSTDAGAVHILFMDQSGVLKRSQKIASEVGGGPSLHSGERFGSSLAAIGDLDGNGVIDLAVGAAQHGEGDAKTGGFYILFMAADGTVTSYTEIYSESDGGPDLTNGGRFGSSIASLGDIDGDGFREIAVSADLEDTIAPWQGNVYLISLNTDGTVRQSRALVRDGSEGFPSQPNGPSGRLGRLGSSLAAPGDLDGDGVQDLLIGDSYYLGAVYVAYLQTTGEIRELIRVSSGFPGGPVFDSGGSLSHQFGSAVSLLGDLDKDGAPEFAVGATADDTAGLADGAVYVISLRPDEHPPTLTSIRRLEGSRNPTAADSLWFRVEFSEDVTGVDVSDFTASGGLLAVATNVIQVSPRLFDVELGRGNLAGYNGEAGLELAMNALITDRSGNALPIIEPSIDETFLVVNYTSADFGDAPAPFPTVFNEGAWHFESSMDEPRLGMLRDSEQDGVQSLLADGDGEDEDGVTFGTIRVGQLAAAITVNVQSAAGKLDAWIDFNGNGSWADPGERIFTSKEVALGDNTLYFDVPVSAVSGITFARFRLSTAGGLGFAGPATDGEVEDYAIEIQPPNVGSEFAPYQDFSNDESFLPSSTPIDLDNDGDLDFLTTKQLASNQYVVVWYELTSDRSYVEHAVTQSSSEISLLLPTDIDFDGDYDLIISVSNEPEYKVLSNVAGEFVENIWFSPEDELRYLSPNDVDQDGDMDVVGFESVTNSLVWYEFAPDSDPAKHTIDDSVGGPTSLSAADIDGDGDLDLLASIWSGRIVWYENDGQQQFQSHSIGNHYSAYYVHSVDIDNDGDMDVLASALYKDSSGNFDNLLVWYENVGEQQFVATTIYAREGYYRTLYVPADIDGDGDFDIVAWIPSGRSTNRALVWYRNDGNQGFRQITIEDRAASAWPIVADLDSDGDLDIAFAGAEYNRFGWYENVYSVHATFEQNSLQESNGSVQMFRFEIESERNQPSTISFELSGSALHGTDYFISGHSQLVGSVGSVVIPPGQTFAVVTVNLIDDELPELDEVIRLAAVAGEGYRLQGEVTAEWTVISEELGGEYGDAPLMYPTLAGDNGAAHSQGGPDSPRLGASLDLDSDGHPSPTADGDGADDDGVTFDSIRVGQLTNSVTVNVQNGSGFVDAWVDWNGDGHWGSLDQILDSQPVVVGDNEFTFPVPLTAKSGTTYARFRVSSTGGLGVTGVAADGEVEDYQVEIRPPAETTGVFDSNTKIAELTNSSLPSVMQTVDLDTDGDLDIIGTNHSGYLWWFEHTGEADFIPHELSLEGSSIELADLDRDGDIDLVTTYNSTVAWLENDGLASFTIHRLTTSLSGAIAAAIVDLNGDGRLDIAATGTYGDILWFENLGYGEFSQSVVGDVGGTTNPQPKDLVATDVDLDGKDDLVLTGSTTFADTFWFRNNGDGTFSERLLNSYKARALAVSDFNGDGLDDLLLSSTGELRILLADGDSNYTSLVLDDTNNARQSLVVVDFDGDGDIDVAEAFNNSSQPLVWYQNDGFSNFTRRVIATPSTNVSSIVAGDIDANGTIDLVAASRYPYGLWSYTQPLTIGYELVSPALVEEGSEPLIVRLSVSSAVNHPLSIPFQITGTATADDYVVQGADRWDGVLGVVTIPAGSSYVDLMLQPFADSLDEVAETVVIGTAIGAILNSTAIADYGDAPIPYPVGPLVNGPAHIAVGPMLGVTRSIDTYGSHTAAAAGDSGDDGVVFDIVQVGNLISTVTVTVSNAPAGARLDAWIDFNGDGSWSGLQEQIFTSHPVVEGENVLLFETPAWALSGATHARFRLSSEGGLGVAGAAADGEVEDYELVISPPGAGPGHFNEVVLLETGNSLFDLVPIDFDRDGDLDFVAVDYAGQLIWFENPGAQSNDLWKQHILASDMGSVRDLKVLDFDRDGDLDVLYVNSTVWVGALLNDGENNFTYQLLYTSDRNMLELEPMDFDSDGDIDIVLRESQSPTTTISLLENSDNLTFVRKQLASEPIAISEFDVVDINQDGYLDVLVGGGGGFFPPRIEYIAIWMNDSTGGFTRTLLSNTDSHFSVVDLDRDGDLDVMAARSGSSGSLHWHEQQDTGFVEHDLALGFYRAYSVAAYDFDGDGDLDPVYGASASSLFENKLTGDFNNDGAVDLQDYDIWKAEFGHSSESELLADANRDGAVNLADYTLWRDNLGGTTPSFIPRYINGYFPTLLFAGDIDNDGDLDILTSKDSSIVAYLNVPQVTMTTSGDTLAEQDGMASLVFTRDGDLNEDLTVQLRLDGIAVAGVDYLLDGAQLTSSSTALVTIPAGERSLTIQVTAIDDTLAELDEPFTITMSAGHYMVSSPSKLDFILVSNEMGGDFGDAPDTYSTSSAKDGPRHSRVTENDPRLGATRADEDDATPSDDASSSTSDDGVLLSPVQIGQTDAMATVNVQGADGVLDAWIDFDGNGEFDAVAERVFENVPVTVGDNTLSFDVPETTVMGSTFARFRISSSGVELPAGIAADGEVEDYAVVIAPAPPIAQLASDVVARQTSLRIADLAFASLEIEQSQYSAGTLAASEASMPDEPTKPPEDELLLLLSPAYRRDSAPGYTRSLPIADEEHNSTARSEVLASVRHRWSWRMQLDSN; from the coding sequence ATGGATTGGCGAAGCAATTGGCAGCGGGAGCGGCGTACCGCGAAGCGGGCATCGCGACAACGCAAATCGCTCACCGCACTGCGACGACAACTCGGCTTTGAACAGCTAGAAAGCCGCCAGTTGCTGGCCGCCGACTTCGGCGACGCCCCGGCGCCCTACCCCACGCTGCTGGCGGACGATGGGGCTCGGCACATTACCGACAACTCATCTACCACGCTTTATTTGGGGGCGGGAGTCGATTCGGAGGTCGATGGATCACCAAGTATCACTGCGAATGGAGATGACCTCTTTAGTACGCCCGGCGTGGATGACGAGAACGGTGTGTTCGATCCTGATAGAGACTTGGTGTTTACTGTTGGTACAACTCCAACTGTGCACGTATATGCTACCAACAAGACGGGGCAAGATGCCATGCTCTATGGTTGGATCGACATTAACCAGGATGGTGGCTTCGATAACGCTACGGAACGAGCTTCACTTATCGTGCCGAGTTCAGACTCTGCATCGCTCTTAGCGCTTCAGTTTCCTCCACTATCAGCCACGGCCCCGTTTGGAGAGTCATATGTTAGATTGCGAATCAGCACAGACTTCACTGCTAGTAACCCGCATGGTGAAGCTTCCGACGGCGAGGTTGAAGATTACCGCGTATCAGTTTTGAGAATCAGTGAATTGGAGACAGGATTTGCAGGCTACGAGAAGCTTGTGTTCGGTCAGTCGGGAGTACCCCTGCCCGAAAATGCACAGTACTTCGGGGCTTCAATCGCCGCATTGGGGGATGTTGATGGGGATGCAGTTCCCGATATGGCAGTCGGCCATACCAATTACGTCAACGGTGGCACAGCCTACGGTGCAGTTCAAGTGTTGCTGCTCAACCCGTCTGGAACTGTGCGAGAAAGCACAACAGTTACAATTGGGACACCCAACGGTCCTACTCTCTCGGCAAGCGATAACTTCGGTTCTGCGATTGTATCGCTTGGAGACTTAGACGGTGACGGCATCAGCGAACTTGCAGTCGGGGCAAGTGGCGACGATGTCGGAAGCACTGATGCGGGAGCCGTACATATTCTCTTCATGGATCAGAGTGGCGTGCTGAAGCGATCTCAGAAGATCGCAAGTGAAGTTGGAGGGGGGCCAAGTCTACATAGTGGAGAACGATTTGGGTCATCGCTAGCAGCTATTGGTGATCTAGATGGAAATGGCGTGATTGATCTGGCAGTTGGTGCCGCACAACATGGTGAGGGAGACGCTAAGACAGGAGGCTTCTACATCTTGTTCATGGCTGCTGACGGCACGGTCACATCCTACACCGAGATTTATAGCGAATCTGATGGAGGTCCTGATCTAACGAACGGCGGTCGCTTTGGATCCTCGATTGCGTCTTTGGGTGATATCGACGGAGATGGATTCAGGGAGATCGCCGTGAGTGCAGATCTGGAAGACACCATCGCTCCCTGGCAAGGAAATGTCTATCTCATTTCACTAAACACTGATGGCACTGTTCGTCAAAGTAGGGCTCTTGTGAGGGATGGCAGTGAAGGGTTTCCGTCACAACCAAACGGCCCGTCTGGAAGACTGGGACGACTAGGCAGTTCACTGGCTGCTCCTGGTGATCTGGATGGTGATGGAGTGCAAGACTTATTAATAGGTGACTCGTACTACCTAGGTGCTGTGTATGTCGCGTATCTGCAAACAACAGGTGAGATACGTGAGTTAATAAGAGTTAGCAGTGGCTTTCCTGGTGGGCCAGTTTTTGATTCGGGTGGCTCTCTTTCGCACCAGTTTGGTAGCGCTGTCTCCTTGCTGGGCGACTTGGATAAGGACGGCGCGCCCGAATTTGCCGTAGGCGCAACTGCTGATGATACCGCTGGCCTCGCGGACGGAGCTGTATACGTGATTTCGTTGCGGCCGGATGAGCACCCGCCAACGTTGACTTCCATTCGTAGGCTCGAAGGTAGTCGCAACCCAACGGCAGCAGACTCGCTATGGTTTCGAGTTGAGTTTTCGGAAGATGTGACAGGTGTTGATGTTAGTGACTTTACAGCAAGTGGTGGCTTATTAGCAGTTGCTACTAATGTGATCCAGGTCAGCCCCAGGCTATTTGATGTCGAACTCGGAAGGGGCAACTTAGCGGGCTATAATGGTGAAGCAGGTTTGGAATTAGCGATGAATGCGCTAATCACTGATCGAAGCGGAAATGCTCTTCCGATTATAGAACCTTCGATTGACGAGACGTTCTTGGTTGTCAATTACACGTCGGCAGACTTTGGAGATGCTCCAGCCCCCTTTCCAACCGTTTTCAACGAAGGAGCGTGGCATTTCGAATCCTCCATGGATGAACCGAGACTCGGGATGCTGCGCGATAGCGAACAAGACGGTGTTCAGTCGCTACTCGCCGACGGCGATGGAGAGGACGAGGACGGTGTAACCTTCGGCACTATTCGCGTTGGGCAACTAGCCGCGGCAATAACAGTCAATGTCCAGAGCGCTGCCGGCAAACTCGACGCTTGGATCGACTTCAATGGCAACGGATCGTGGGCGGATCCGGGGGAGCGAATCTTCACCAGCAAAGAAGTCGCGTTGGGTGACAACACTCTCTATTTTGACGTGCCGGTTTCGGCTGTGTCTGGGATCACCTTCGCCCGTTTTCGCCTGAGCACCGCTGGTGGACTAGGCTTTGCGGGGCCCGCCACCGATGGGGAAGTGGAAGACTACGCCATCGAAATTCAGCCACCTAACGTCGGCAGTGAGTTTGCGCCCTATCAAGACTTCTCAAATGATGAAAGCTTTCTTCCCTCCAGCACTCCCATCGACTTAGACAATGATGGTGATCTAGATTTCCTCACTACTAAGCAACTAGCAAGCAACCAATATGTGGTAGTGTGGTACGAGTTGACTAGTGACCGGTCCTATGTCGAACATGCAGTGACTCAATCGTCTTCTGAGATCTCGTTGCTCTTGCCGACAGATATCGATTTTGATGGCGACTACGATCTCATCATCTCCGTCTCAAATGAACCGGAGTACAAAGTTCTCTCAAATGTCGCAGGGGAGTTCGTCGAGAACATCTGGTTCTCTCCCGAGGACGAACTGCGCTACCTCTCTCCCAATGATGTAGATCAAGACGGAGATATGGATGTGGTGGGATTCGAGTCGGTTACCAATTCGTTAGTGTGGTATGAGTTTGCGCCGGACTCGGATCCAGCAAAACACACCATCGATGACAGTGTGGGAGGTCCAACTAGTCTCTCCGCTGCCGATATCGATGGCGATGGTGACCTAGACTTGCTGGCATCTATCTGGTCTGGTCGGATCGTGTGGTATGAGAACGATGGCCAACAGCAGTTTCAAAGCCACTCGATTGGCAATCATTACTCAGCTTATTATGTCCACTCCGTCGACATCGATAACGATGGCGACATGGATGTATTGGCATCCGCCTTGTATAAGGATAGTTCTGGCAACTTCGACAATCTCTTGGTGTGGTACGAGAACGTTGGCGAGCAGCAATTTGTCGCCACTACCATCTATGCGCGCGAGGGGTACTATCGTACCCTCTACGTTCCGGCTGACATTGACGGGGATGGCGACTTCGACATTGTCGCATGGATTCCCTCTGGACGCTCAACAAATCGAGCTCTTGTTTGGTACCGAAACGACGGAAACCAAGGGTTTCGGCAGATTACTATCGAAGACCGGGCTGCTTCCGCTTGGCCGATTGTCGCTGACTTGGACAGTGACGGCGATCTTGATATTGCGTTCGCAGGTGCGGAATATAACCGTTTTGGGTGGTACGAAAATGTCTACTCTGTCCATGCCACCTTTGAACAGAACAGTCTTCAAGAGAGCAATGGGTCGGTACAAATGTTCCGCTTCGAGATCGAGAGTGAAAGAAACCAGCCATCGACGATTTCCTTCGAGTTGTCAGGATCAGCGTTACACGGGACGGATTACTTTATCTCTGGCCACAGCCAACTAGTTGGATCGGTGGGAAGCGTAGTGATTCCCCCTGGCCAGACGTTCGCTGTTGTGACGGTGAACCTAATAGACGACGAACTGCCGGAGCTAGACGAAGTAATACGCTTAGCTGCAGTGGCCGGAGAGGGCTACCGTCTGCAGGGAGAAGTTACTGCTGAGTGGACGGTGATCAGTGAGGAACTAGGCGGAGAATATGGCGACGCTCCTCTGATGTACCCCACGCTAGCCGGTGACAATGGCGCCGCTCACAGCCAGGGTGGACCTGACTCGCCCCGCCTGGGAGCTTCGCTTGATCTGGATTCCGACGGCCACCCCTCTCCCACCGCCGATGGCGACGGGGCCGACGACGATGGCGTGACATTCGATTCCATTCGCGTAGGGCAGCTTACCAATTCCGTTACTGTCAACGTGCAGAATGGCTCCGGCTTCGTCGACGCCTGGGTCGACTGGAACGGCGATGGCCACTGGGGAAGCCTAGACCAGATACTCGACAGTCAGCCTGTTGTCGTTGGTGACAATGAATTCACGTTTCCGGTTCCCCTTACTGCCAAGTCTGGCACCACCTACGCCCGTTTCCGGGTGAGTAGCACGGGGGGGCTGGGGGTCACTGGCGTTGCGGCCGATGGCGAAGTGGAGGACTATCAAGTCGAGATCCGCCCGCCAGCTGAGACGACCGGCGTATTTGATTCCAATACCAAGATTGCCGAGCTCACGAACTCCTCGCTGCCAAGCGTAATGCAAACAGTGGATCTGGATACCGACGGCGATCTGGATATCATCGGCACGAATCACAGTGGCTATCTCTGGTGGTTCGAGCACACCGGCGAAGCGGACTTCATTCCGCATGAACTTAGTTTAGAAGGAAGCTCGATCGAACTGGCCGATTTGGATCGTGATGGCGATATCGATCTGGTCACCACATACAATTCCACCGTCGCTTGGCTAGAGAACGATGGGCTGGCCAGTTTCACGATTCACAGATTAACCACGAGTTTATCGGGCGCGATTGCGGCCGCGATTGTTGATCTGAACGGCGATGGCCGACTGGACATTGCTGCCACGGGGACCTACGGAGACATTTTATGGTTCGAGAACCTAGGTTACGGTGAGTTTTCCCAATCGGTGGTTGGTGATGTGGGCGGCACCACGAATCCGCAACCGAAGGATCTCGTTGCGACCGATGTTGATCTGGATGGCAAAGACGATCTTGTACTTACGGGGAGCACGACTTTTGCCGATACCTTCTGGTTTCGCAACAACGGCGATGGCACCTTCTCCGAACGCCTTTTGAATAGCTACAAAGCCCGGGCACTCGCAGTGTCCGACTTCAATGGCGACGGATTAGACGATTTGTTACTATCGTCGACCGGCGAACTAAGGATCTTACTTGCCGACGGAGATTCCAACTACACAAGTCTAGTACTCGACGACACAAACAATGCGAGGCAGTCGCTTGTGGTAGTCGACTTCGATGGCGATGGCGACATCGATGTTGCTGAAGCGTTCAACAATTCCAGTCAACCACTCGTATGGTATCAAAACGATGGATTCTCGAACTTCACGCGACGGGTAATTGCTACTCCCTCGACGAACGTGTCGTCGATTGTCGCTGGCGACATAGACGCGAATGGTACCATCGATCTCGTTGCCGCGAGCCGATACCCGTACGGGTTATGGAGTTATACCCAACCATTGACGATTGGCTACGAACTTGTCTCGCCCGCACTCGTCGAGGAAGGCAGTGAACCGCTGATCGTTCGACTCTCCGTCTCTAGTGCAGTTAATCACCCACTCTCGATTCCCTTCCAGATCACCGGCACCGCCACCGCGGATGACTACGTAGTTCAAGGAGCTGATCGCTGGGATGGGGTCCTGGGGGTCGTGACCATCCCCGCTGGTAGCTCCTACGTGGACCTGATGTTGCAGCCGTTTGCCGACAGCCTGGACGAGGTGGCGGAAACCGTCGTGATTGGTACCGCCATTGGAGCAATCCTTAACTCGACAGCGATTGCCGACTATGGCGACGCTCCCATCCCCTACCCTGTTGGCCCGTTGGTGAATGGCCCCGCCCATATTGCGGTTGGACCGATGCTGGGCGTCACTCGCAGCATCGACACTTATGGTTCCCACACCGCTGCGGCTGCAGGTGACTCTGGCGACGATGGAGTGGTGTTCGATATCGTGCAGGTGGGTAACCTCATCTCGACCGTAACGGTTACTGTATCCAATGCACCAGCAGGAGCACGACTGGATGCCTGGATCGACTTCAACGGCGATGGCTCCTGGAGCGGACTACAAGAGCAGATTTTCACTAGCCACCCGGTTGTCGAAGGGGAGAACGTGCTGCTGTTCGAAACTCCCGCCTGGGCACTATCGGGGGCAACTCACGCCCGATTCCGGCTTAGCTCTGAGGGTGGGCTGGGAGTCGCCGGCGCGGCTGCTGATGGCGAGGTGGAAGACTACGAACTTGTCATCTCACCCCCTGGTGCTGGACCGGGGCATTTCAACGAAGTAGTGCTTTTAGAAACTGGCAACTCGCTATTTGACCTGGTTCCCATTGACTTCGACCGAGACGGTGACTTGGACTTCGTAGCTGTCGACTACGCAGGGCAATTAATTTGGTTTGAGAATCCGGGAGCCCAGTCGAATGACCTGTGGAAGCAACATATTCTGGCGAGCGATATGGGTAGCGTTCGTGACTTGAAAGTACTCGACTTCGATCGCGATGGTGATCTCGATGTACTCTACGTGAACTCCACTGTATGGGTTGGCGCGTTGCTAAACGATGGTGAAAACAACTTCACGTATCAGCTACTCTACACCAGCGACAGGAACATGCTCGAATTGGAGCCAATGGACTTCGATTCCGATGGCGATATCGACATCGTTCTCCGCGAATCCCAGTCCCCCACTACCACGATCTCGTTACTGGAGAACAGCGACAACCTAACTTTTGTTCGCAAGCAACTCGCTTCTGAACCGATAGCGATCTCCGAGTTCGACGTTGTTGACATAAACCAAGATGGATATCTGGACGTACTCGTCGGAGGAGGCGGCGGTTTCTTTCCGCCACGTATCGAGTACATTGCGATCTGGATGAATGACTCCACAGGTGGATTTACTCGCACCCTACTCTCCAATACCGATAGCCACTTCTCCGTGGTTGATTTGGATAGAGATGGCGACCTTGATGTCATGGCAGCCCGGTCTGGTAGTTCTGGATCGTTGCACTGGCATGAACAGCAAGATACAGGCTTTGTTGAGCATGATCTCGCGTTGGGATTCTACCGGGCTTACAGTGTTGCCGCGTACGACTTTGATGGAGATGGAGATCTCGATCCAGTCTACGGTGCGAGTGCAAGCAGCCTGTTCGAGAATAAGCTCACTGGCGATTTCAACAATGATGGTGCGGTCGATCTACAGGACTACGACATCTGGAAAGCGGAATTTGGCCATTCCTCCGAGTCAGAACTGCTTGCAGACGCCAACCGAGATGGCGCAGTGAACCTTGCCGACTACACTCTCTGGCGGGATAACCTCGGCGGTACGACTCCTTCCTTCATACCCCGCTACATAAATGGATACTTCCCAACCCTCTTATTTGCAGGGGACATCGACAACGACGGCGATTTAGACATTCTCACCAGCAAAGATTCCTCGATCGTTGCCTACCTGAACGTTCCACAAGTCACGATGACTACATCCGGCGACACGCTCGCCGAACAGGATGGAATGGCGTCATTGGTCTTCACCCGCGACGGCGATCTGAATGAAGACTTAACCGTTCAACTACGACTTGATGGTATCGCAGTTGCAGGAGTCGACTACCTGCTCGATGGAGCGCAGCTCACGTCGAGTTCCACCGCACTAGTAACGATTCCTGCAGGCGAGCGATCACTCACCATCCAGGTGACTGCCATAGACGATACGCTTGCTGAACTCGACGAGCCGTTTACGATTACGATGTCAGCAGGCCACTACATGGTCTCCTCTCCTTCGAAGTTGGATTTCATACTCGTTAGCAATGAAATGGGTGGCGACTTTGGCGATGCCCCTGACACGTACTCCACCTCCAGTGCGAAAGATGGCCCACGCCATTCGCGAGTCACGGAGAACGATCCCCGCCTGGGAGCGACGCGTGCCGATGAGGATGATGCCACCCCGAGCGACGACGCCAGTAGTTCGACGAGCGATGATGGAGTATTACTTTCTCCAGTCCAAATCGGCCAGACCGACGCCATGGCAACCGTTAATGTGCAAGGTGCTGATGGTGTGCTGGATGCGTGGATCGATTTCGACGGCAATGGCGAGTTCGATGCCGTAGCGGAACGAGTTTTCGAGAACGTCCCTGTGACCGTCGGGGACAATACACTGTCATTCGACGTGCCGGAAACAACAGTCATGGGGAGTACGTTCGCACGTTTTCGCATCAGTTCCAGCGGCGTGGAGCTGCCAGCCGGCATAGCCGCCGACGGCGAAGTGGAGGACTACGCAGTAGTGATTGCTCCGGCACCCCCAATTGCGCAATTGGCATCTGACGTCGTCGCGAGGCAGACCTCGCTTCGGATCGCCGATCTGGCATTTGCTTCTTTGGAGATAGAACAATCGCAGTATTCGGCTGGCACTCTGGCCGCGAGTGAAGCATCAATGCCCGACGAGCCCACCAAGCCCCCGGAAGATGAGCTGCTGCTATTGCTGTCGCCGGCATACAGGAGGGATTCTGCGCCTGGATACACTCGGTCGCTGCCTATCGCCGACGAAGAACACAACTCAACGGCTCGATCAGAGGTACTGGCAAGCGTTCGTCATCGCTGGAGTTGGCGAATGCAACTCGACTCTAACTAA
- a CDS encoding tyrosine-type recombinase/integrase has translation MNQGNTPKETWKDGRRCSAASYTTGSYRRAIHRICDKHDLEKWSPNRIRHTAATEIRQKFGLEATQTVLGHSNAVVTEISAERDLALAAAIAAQLG, from the coding sequence ATGAATCAAGGCAATACGCCAAAAGAGACATGGAAAGATGGTCGCCGCTGCTCAGCTGCTTCCTACACCACCGGTAGCTACCGCCGTGCAATTCATCGTATCTGCGACAAGCACGACCTTGAAAAGTGGTCACCGAATCGTATCCGCCATACAGCGGCGACTGAGATTCGCCAGAAGTTTGGCCTAGAGGCCACCCAAACGGTTTTGGGACATAGTAATGCGGTGGTCACAGAAATCTCTGCCGAGCGGGACTTAGCTCTGGCGGCGGCGATCGCCGCCCAATTGGGGTAG
- the tnpA gene encoding IS200/IS605 family transposase: protein MDSYRIGAHSRFDLKYHFVWVTKYRKAILRGDVGVRVREIVREVCRTNDIEILQGAVSADHVHVLLSCPPNLSPSKIMQYLKGKSSRKLLMEFQHLQKQYWGRHLWARGYFVASSGSVTEEAITAYIQGQRGTEPSDGEDNFRVTPS, encoded by the coding sequence ATGGATAGTTACCGGATTGGAGCACATAGCCGCTTTGATTTGAAATACCATTTCGTGTGGGTCACGAAGTACCGCAAGGCGATCCTGAGAGGTGACGTCGGGGTACGGGTGCGTGAAATCGTGCGTGAGGTGTGTCGGACCAACGATATTGAGATACTGCAGGGGGCGGTCTCGGCCGATCATGTGCATGTTTTGTTGTCATGCCCTCCGAATCTCTCGCCCAGCAAGATCATGCAGTATCTCAAGGGCAAGAGTTCGCGAAAGCTTCTGATGGAGTTCCAGCATCTGCAAAAGCAGTACTGGGGGCGTCATTTGTGGGCCCGCGGGTACTTTGTGGCGTCTAGCGGAAGTGTGACTGAGGAAGCGATCACCGCGTATATCCAGGGTCAGCGGGGAACGGAGCCCAGCGACGGGGAAGATAACTTCCGCGTAACGCCTTCGTGA
- a CDS encoding peroxiredoxin family protein, producing the protein MLRAFLLTLLTTFATVAHADEPATGSTETSLKIGSPAPPLDIEHWLSDANGKFEPVTEFEPGKVYVLEFWATWCGPCVKGIPHLAEVQSKYADQGVMVIGVSREDLDTVNAFLDREVRTSTDHPATDAEANPQTYGQLTSAYCLATDPDASTHDTYFRAAGQAGIPCAFIVGKDAKIEWVGHPSKMDDVIEQVLSDSWDRDAYIVKFNVGVLSNKLSAVTRAAIKNGDHGQMLELREKLNQIDMGEAYAPTVEEHVRKLTTIIDLHDRMEDPEGTIAKLQAGDLDGMEVTMLANRLQKHAREGEAFSPELARALADFRQKQAATSTVGKSKAIWLEDSGDLYYLAGDLKSAIEVTKKSVAECDTLVAELQAEEGVEDKDKTTARLVYRRKSTMRQLKRYEKEKAEADEQQEAG; encoded by the coding sequence ATGCTGCGTGCATTCTTGCTGACCCTACTGACGACATTCGCGACCGTAGCACACGCTGACGAACCGGCCACCGGTTCGACCGAGACGTCGCTTAAGATTGGCTCTCCTGCACCACCGCTCGATATCGAGCACTGGCTAAGCGACGCCAATGGAAAGTTCGAGCCGGTTACCGAATTCGAGCCAGGCAAAGTCTACGTCTTGGAATTCTGGGCGACTTGGTGCGGGCCCTGTGTAAAAGGAATCCCACACCTGGCCGAGGTGCAGTCGAAATACGCCGACCAGGGCGTCATGGTAATCGGAGTGAGCCGCGAGGATCTTGATACCGTGAACGCGTTTCTCGATCGAGAAGTTCGCACCAGTACCGATCATCCGGCTACCGATGCTGAAGCCAATCCGCAAACCTACGGCCAGCTTACCAGCGCCTATTGCCTGGCCACCGACCCCGATGCATCGACCCACGACACCTATTTTCGTGCGGCGGGTCAGGCCGGTATTCCCTGTGCATTCATCGTAGGCAAGGACGCCAAGATCGAGTGGGTCGGTCATCCTTCGAAGATGGACGACGTAATCGAACAAGTGCTGAGCGACAGTTGGGACCGCGACGCGTATATCGTCAAGTTCAACGTGGGGGTGCTCTCCAACAAGTTATCTGCCGTCACACGTGCGGCGATCAAAAACGGCGACCATGGCCAAATGCTGGAGCTTCGCGAAAAACTCAACCAGATCGACATGGGCGAAGCCTACGCACCTACGGTCGAGGAGCACGTGAGGAAGTTAACCACCATCATCGATCTGCACGACAGGATGGAGGATCCCGAAGGGACCATAGCGAAGCTCCAAGCGGGCGATTTAGACGGCATGGAGGTGACGATGCTCGCAAATCGTCTGCAGAAACACGCGCGAGAGGGAGAAGCCTTTTCGCCCGAATTGGCACGGGCTTTGGCCGATTTCCGCCAAAAACAGGCGGCCACTTCAACGGTAGGTAAATCCAAGGCAATCTGGCTGGAAGACAGCGGAGACTTATACTACCTCGCCGGAGATCTAAAATCAGCGATCGAAGTTACTAAGAAATCGGTAGCAGAGTGCGACACACTCGTTGCAGAACTTCAAGCCGAGGAGGGAGTCGAGGATAAGGATAAAACCACAGCTAGATTGGTCTACCGCCGCAAATCGACAATGCGACAACTGAAACGGTACGAAAAAGAGAAGGCGGAAGCCGACGAGCAGCAAGAAGCAGGCTAG
- a CDS encoding DUF1580 domain-containing protein — protein sequence MLSVGQAQLVFATLPSKPTLWRWLLKGTRGVAIESVFIGGRRFTSREACSRFINATSAPKPSQKRPASEQREAVRVAQSILDQFGI from the coding sequence ATGCTTTCCGTCGGCCAGGCTCAGCTCGTATTTGCTACCCTGCCGAGCAAGCCTACCCTCTGGCGATGGTTGCTTAAGGGGACAAGAGGAGTCGCGATAGAAAGCGTTTTCATTGGCGGACGGCGATTTACCAGCCGTGAGGCCTGCAGTCGCTTCATCAATGCTACCTCCGCACCCAAGCCCAGCCAGAAGCGACCCGCAAGTGAGCAACGTGAGGCCGTTCGTGTTGCACAGAGCATACTGGACCAGTTTGGTATATGA